A window of Thermoproteus sp. genomic DNA:
CTCGCCCTCACCCGCCTTCTTCCTGCCGAAGTTGACGGCCCTATCGGTCACATGCCTCTCGCCTCCGCCCGGCATTACGACCTTGCCGTAGGCCGCCTTGAGCCTCCAAGTCGCCGAGTCCGTAGAGTCTATCCCCAAAGCCTCTAACGTCGGCGACACCGAAGGGCTCCCCAGCCCCAATGCGTGTAGCCTCCCGCGGAATTCGCGACGAGCCAAAGCCATAAGGCGTAGCGCCACGGACCTCGACCCCCTGGGGACCCCCCTAGATATCAAGATGTAGGGCACAGCCCCGCCTATGGCCAGCTCCTCCACATCCTCATAGCGCCTTATCCACTTCAAGAACAGCCTCTCGTCGGGATATACGTGAACCACCGGCACGATCTTCGCGTCGGGTAGCTCCGATTTGAGCGCCAGCCAGTTCCTATAGGTCGCCTCGGCCTTCCTTTCGGCCTCCTCCGGCCTATCGCTCGGCGAGGGGGGTATGTCTAATGAGAGGCATACGTCACATCCAATTTCGCGATATCGCTTGGCCAGAAGCGAAGGGCTTACGGAAAGCCCGCGTTTGAGGATCTGATAACCTCCGGAGTCGACCCAGAGCTCGCCCTCGAAGCCCAAATGGGCTCTGGCCCTCCCGTCGGCCTCCAGCGCGTTAATCATCAGCGAATCCACCCTGAAGTACAGCCAGGGCTTGGGCTCCGTCCGGACTGGAGTGCCAAGGATGACCCGCACGGCTAAATTAACTGTAGGATTTTTATAGTAGAGTTGGCCGAAAGTTTTAGAGAACTCTGGCGAACTCCCGCTAGACCAGCTCAGGCGGCGTATACCGCCTCCTCAACTACATACTTCTTGCGCGCCAGGTCCATAAGGCGTCGGGTAAAGAATATAGAGAATAATACAACAATAATACCGAAGAGCAATGAGGCCCAAGCCGCCAGGGCTATATCGCCGGCGTCTGTGGCGGCCACTATGAGCTTCATGAGGCCAGTCGCCACCCCTAAGTCGTGTCCGTCGTATATACCAG
This region includes:
- a CDS encoding tRNA-ribosyltransferase — encoded protein: MRVILGTPVRTEPKPWLYFRVDSLMINALEADGRARAHLGFEGELWVDSGGYQILKRGLSVSPSLLAKRYREIGCDVCLSLDIPPSPSDRPEEAERKAEATYRNWLALKSELPDAKIVPVVHVYPDERLFLKWIRRYEDVEELAIGGAVPYILISRGVPRGSRSVALRLMALARREFRGRLHALGLGSPSVSPTLEALGIDSTDSATWRLKAAYGKVVMPGGGERHVTDRAVNFGRKKAGEGELRELYEFLKATGFPALDGFADFLGRIKASFEYRALVNAWVVLNSRVPPRSQAFRRLYVEALKVSREV